The genomic region tataggactaaaaaagtattttgccCTTAATATCTTGATAGGCAATAACGTTTGCTTGAAACTTGAAGtggtaaaattgaattttaaagttttaaagatttaatattttcataaaattattttgtaaacagcataataaatgatatattatttaaaattctacAAAAAGAAGAGTTATTTGTGaattagttttaataattccaaatttatGTATACATTATgggtaaaaatgaaaaaaaaataaaaaaattaattttattattatgatttacgAATTAAATCGgtctgcaaaaaaaaaaaaaaaaaaaaaaagggcctGCTTCTGTCCGGACCCAAACATTGGGTTTGATCGTGTCTTGAGATACATGAGTTTTGAGTTGTGTTCAATAAATTGGGTAGGGTCTGAatataactttatttatttggattttttttagtcTGGACATGGATCAATGGAACAATGATGTTAGAGATTTGAGGGAACTTGGAATCCTAAGTACCCAATGCCTACTCCGGAGCATCACAAGGCTGTCCATAGCAGATGGAGAGTATGAATTATAAGTCGCAAGACCTACTCTCCTTAGAGATGTGCTTTTTCAGGACAAATTCGTAAGACTCGTATGAAGACAGAGCGGACAATATCTTGCGTAACAAAACATCGATCGAGTTGCAAATCGCATCATGTACCTAGCAAGACAGTCGAGTTGAATCATTCTCTGAGGCTTCAGAAAGTTTCAAAGAATGCGGGCATGCCCTCAATAGTTAATCATGCACACATTTTATAATGGTTTAACATGTAGCGCTAGGATGGCGGTAGATCCCGCAACAAGAGGGGCATTAATGATTGAAACAGGTCATGAAGGATACGAGCTATGGCCGCTAATCACCACCATCGGTCTAACGAAAGAGCCTTTCCCCAAAAGGACACCTGGTAAGTATGAAATCGATGCTCTTAACTTGCATATGCCGAAATGGATGCACTTTCGTCTAAATTCGATTCCTTAACTATGAACTTTAATGTGGAGGTCATAAAGTCTCATAAAAGTGTTACTCATGAGATTTGTGGAGTCGTTAGCATGGCGCCAAATATTACGAAATACTAATTacaaaaaggaagaaaaagccAATACTTGATCCAGCTAGTCGAAcctgaaccaattatatggcaagtgcaatacacttgtcgtgtgattggtgtatCACGCCTGCTCTATGATTAGTATAATTTGTCCAGACCTGAttcagataaaaaaatttcaatcaataaTGTAAAGCATACCCATCAAAGTCGAGGAATTAAAGTAATTCTGAAcgtaaattttaagaaaacaaagttgaaaaattaaaagaattctAAACACAAATTTAAAGAACCAACTATTGCATATACCctagtttttaatttagatttggattaaatatttGGGCAAGAAATATAGTGATTGTAAATaacccaataaaaaaattataataatatgggAATTTGGATTGGGAAATCCAGTAAAAGTAGGTTCCTATAAGCTAGGGTTTGATGTCCAAGTGGAAGTGACATAAACTAATACCCAAAATGAAAACGAGTGGGAAAGGCAGAGACATCATCGTGACAGCTTTCCTTTTCAAAAGTTACACTATTGGAGCAACCAACTTTTGGACATCCTTTTATTTTGACGAAACATCGCATGTGGCTCTTTCGGTTGTATCAAACTTTCATCTCTTTGTCACCATTATATGTCAAAACATGTCATCATATATATCTTTAAACTTCATTCTCACAAATTAACTTTGCATTTTCACACCCAATTCTGAGGCTACGTTTGGTACTGTCCTCCAAAACGTATTATATGCAAAATGTTTAGAACTAAATTCGTcgaataaagaattaaatgtataaatgaataagttacgggactaaaagtaaaaatgattaaagttacaaaaccaaaaaatgtaattttacctaCTAAATATGTTAAACTCTTTGAGGGGTGTTCTTAATGATTAAGGTTATGAGTTTAGCGGATATACGTTGTGGGACGtttgataattatgtaaattatatcgACACATCATTATATGTTAGATCTAATATACGCAAATACTTAATGTCGATGTAAGTGTTTTTAAGGTATACTGTTTATATAAGCTTTTGCCTCTGAGACAATATcgacaaaaattataattacaacctCATAGATGTTTgtgaaattagaattaattttaaggggtggcaatataatttatccgtaataatttattaaagttgTTATAGAAAAAGTTAAGAAAAGATTTTGTTGTATTAGAATATGAATAATTGTAGAGACcaattcctttctttttctaaatttgatgtCATCCAACTTGGATGAAATAAATGACTCAAGTTGCATTTGTATATCATTAGAaagaaatattcttaaaaGATAGTACACTTGTttacaattgaaataattaataatttagggtgaatagcaatttaaccctgtgtgatattgaaaatgaccacattaccccctatgaaaaaaatatagcaattttaccctgctgtactttttaaaatgaaccaatttacctccttatacagggaagtaaattgcttcattttaaaaatcatagagggggtatattgttgtattttaaaaaatacagggaggtaaatcgctatttattttttcataaggaggtaatttactcatttgcgatatcacaatggggttgcttgcatttttccctaacAATTTAGTTCTAAATTGACATTTACATTTctcatgaaatttcaaaatataaagttttaaaaattttcaaatggtgCTTGACCTAATTAAGTAGAATTTTTTTCGATTAATTAGCAAAATTTGCGAGCgtatgcaaaaatatttttcagacaAAACTCGGGACCTCTTTCTCGATATCCTAAAAAATCTACTTTGATGCTTAATATTGATATGCATTCTACATCAATTATAAATGAGGAGCTTGTACGGTGTATAAGTTCTAGAGCTTCATTTGCTTGACAAAACGTCTTTTCAAAAACAAACCCGCGAAGTTCCGAATAAAATAGGGCACTTATTGCGTAGCATGCCCCTCATTTGGCGTTCTGAGACATGTGTCGGAATCCCTTGTCTTAGGACAATAATATTGGTACGTGTTCTACATTCACTATAAAACTTAGAGTACATATAGGGTCTGAAATATTCTTTCATGACAAAAAACGTATCAAGTCAGAATAGACAATACATTGACTTACAAAATCAACATCAATCACATTGCACGTGCTATCATTGCTTAAATAAacgaaataatatttaatgagtGAATTGAAAgtactcaaatatttttatagctACTATCGACAAAACCTATCTAAAATATGTCGACCTATCatcctaaaaattcaatacaagtttttttttctatgcaTCGATGCCCTTATTCAAATTAACATtccagtatatatatatatatatatatatatagggtgaataacaatatacccccttatgatattgaaaatgagcatattatccctttatgaaaaaatatagtaatttatctccctatactttttaaaataaaacaatttacctccttatacagggaggtaaattattttattttgaaaaatatagggaggtaaattgttgtattttaaaaaatacaggaaggaaaatcgctatttattttttcataatgggATAATATACACATTTACTACATCACAAGAgagttgcttgtatttttttctatatatatatatccgaCATGGTAGAACTATCAAATGACATATCGAGTATAAAAATGTCATCAAGATAGATGCAAACGAGTCAGAATTTCTATTATAGTCATTAATTGTTGGTCGGCCTGCTTTAACCTTTCTCTTAATTCTACGAAATTAATGAATGGAATATTAATACTTTCTTAATTAGCGTTAATTATGCAACAGTACTAGCGTTAATTAATTCATGCAACAGTACAAGATGATGTGAAGGGTACTTTGAAGAAATGGCCCACTTGATTGGaaattctcattattttattttttttaaaaaaattattaattaatagtacaTATATAGGCACTACTGCTCCAATGATTAGGAAGAGAAACCATCAACTTTGTGTTTGTCTTCTTGTAAGATTTTCCAGTGTGGAATACTTCTCATTTGGTGCCCTTTTTGGACTAATTTggttttttctctctattagATCTTGCTAATTAATTCATCTACTATTAGTTCTTTTTTAGAGTATCGATTTTAATGTCAGTAACTAGAATAAAATTGGTACCATGTAGTGATTGCACTGTaataaaaagggtaaattcTAGCTATTTGCCATGAGCTCTCGcataattgtttaaaatattataagtatctctctatttttaatatatatatgtctaacAACGAGGCCATTATGTTGACTTTTACTAGGTTTTTAGGGACTGCGTAATACTTGCAATTATGCCTAACCTTAGGAGGTagctgtaatttaaaaaaatgatattggCTAAATGATGTGTACTAGGGTCTAGCCACAAGAATCAAGAGATCTTcgcaaaaatattatgattatcATAGGGCTGACCTACAAAGTTGGGATTATCACTCTCATACTTAATATATAAGgtatttgatgaaatcaaaagAGAAACTTAACTTTGAGATCgggatgaaattaattatttaaattgcaTATGTAGTGCTGAGAATGTATGAGAGTGGGAAAATTCACGAAGGACATGCTGGGAACGGAGAGAAAATCGAGCAACATTGTTGTATGAGTAAGCTCAGTTATCTTGTTGACTTATCTAGACCCCTATTCATAGGAGCATGTTTTGAGAGATTTAAGGATTGATTGGAGGTGGTTGGGATATGTCTAAAATTCTACGGATGTCTTTGTCTAAGGATGATGTTTATCCAACTGTTGGAGCTATTATCTAAGAGACATGGTAGTAAAAGAGGATCTTGCCAGGTCAATCAAGAATATAGAGGTTTAGTTGCCTTATATTCCATCACTCAGATCCAGTTGGGACCAGCGTCCTTACGAGTGTCGTTTTAGGATTGATGCGGTGGCCTTGTTGTACGGCATTGGGCTGGATGGTATGGGCTCTATTTTCTTGGCATTATCTTGTCAGTAGTGCATAtggtattttttcaacaaaaaatcaattgtaAAACAGTTCCATATGGTAAAgtacaaatttcataaagttaaaatagtaaatttacaacaacaaaaaaataaataaattaaatgataaaatataaaatcgagtataaaataaatgacaaaatataatttacccgtTTTAAAAAcctaaaattgatcaaaaggaagaaaattaaGTACTTCAATAACTTTGGCACATCCTTTATCTCTAGATGGTATAGTTTTAATTAgcacataaattcttttataaaacgGCTGAAGTCAAATTTAAAACAGTAAACCTTATATGGACTTAACtcgaaatttataatttggataaattatgataaatttttttatattttggtataattataaatactctttgttgtttgaatttaatggtcgtctaataattagtccttattcattatattctttgttaggtttttatttatttttgtctagaGCCTCTtgtggattataaattataattttacttattttttataatttttttaaattttcttatgaactaagtggataattattttaaattttatagttcacctcattttatttttaataataatttttttgcaaagATAATATAACAAGAACAAAGTTGATCATTCCAAACCCCATCCAAGgataaatttcatcaaacattagagatatttatatttttttcaaataacgaaaaattattcgtaattatgtcaaacctcacAGGAGCTCGttttaatttaccctaataattaatataatatcaaaaggCTGCCACCATTATCTTTCAATATATGGGGCTGATTACACTTAGCCCActctaaaaacataaaattatacttaatctaaaaactatttaaaaattatatttacatccctacgagttcaaatattttaatattaatttcctAACAAgagtaacaaaaaaaatgagggtAGGTACTGCCTTGTTGGaagagaaaagggaaaaattgtatttttcgtcTTGTATGTAACTTTAGTGTGATGACACTTTTagttcattttgattttaattttataattgaaaacaatattttttcaaaaaaaaactAGTATATTTggtccaatatatataaaaaaataccaattttGTCAGCAACAGGCACATTCTTGATACGTGATAATCCGTTTTTTGGCAGAATCGGTATTTTTTGGTGGAAATTAGACTTGCGGTGCTATTTTTACCGTAAATTATTATCCtcaattgcaaaattaaattctacaAAAATACTACCCCACCATAGCTACATATGGGatgaaacataaatttttcccagttgaaaagttgaatttttaattgtggaaattaaaaatgaagaagcATAGACATAATTTGGAGGAACCAAGTCAAATGAATGAAGTATTCACATCGTTTTTATCAGCATCTACTTGTTCTCATTAGCAAGAGCAAATTCCATAATATAATGAAGATTCCATTGGACAGATAGggttcatttataataatctCTCTAATGAAAGGCGAACATcacaaaaatgattaattattaagctTCGAtgataataacatatatatatgatggttGGAGGGTGTTTTTGTCTCTGTTTTGTTTCTAAGCTACGATGGCACCTAAACACCTCCATGCAACTCCAAAAACGAATCAAAGGGTTTATGATCATATCATATGCAACTCCAAAAAAAtgcaactttttaaatattataggatcaaaagtgagaattctataaaatatgagaccaaaagtgtaaaaactCTAATAGCCACGTGCACGTTccgttaaaatatataacgaAAATATGTCATGGGATTAAAAGTACTATTTTTTAGAAgttacgggaccaaaagtgagaatctcGTAACCGATAGGACAAAAAGGGAAAAGGCCTTAACTTACGGGacgaaaaatgatattttttcttatatataaatattcgtATATAGTGCGTACTATGATGGCGTGTGGAGAATAATAATACTGATGTGGCTTACAATTCAATCAATGCCTCTTGCGCGAGATATTATCTGCTCTGATTTCGTATGAATCTAACAGATTTGTCTTGAAAAGGTGCCTCGCTAGAGAGAGGAGAACTTGGGATTTATAAGTCACTTAAGTTTCTCTTTGCAACCAATGTGGGATGCTCGCTTACATCATCATCCTCCAACACAGGGGGTTTGGGAGGGGCACATAGCCTCGTTTCCACAGACGGCGTCAAACGATGCGGCTTGTGACTCGATTGATGCGCCATTCTGTTCAGTCTAACTTCGTATGAGCCTCAAGGGTTTGTCTTGCTAGGAAGATGAGACTTTGGGGCTTATAAGACACGCAAACTCTTTGTATGCAACCAATATGAAATGATTGCCTATATCATCAATTACCTTACAGAGAAAATTATAACGTTCGTGCTATAAGTATGAGAAGAGATACTCttgatcttgaaaaaaaaggacaataattttagaagaaaCAGTAAATTGAAGACTTTTTGTTGatggaaaatataaatttggtcGAAAAATGTACCATGTAACGGCTGCAAATTTGAGACATCTTACATCCAAATTAGCAATTTTTGACTACTTTAAAAGTATTGTCCTTCATTATCAGAATAAATTCCAAatagaccaaaaatataactCATCAACGATacttataggacaaaaattgcaatttttcgtACTTTAGCATAACTTAATTATAACACATagtataacatttttattgatgtttAAATAGTacttaaaactaaattatgtCATGAGAATGACCTTATTATATACTAATACAATCCTTCTAATTACAACCTCGCCACATTTTGTTCTCTCCTTTTTATCCTATATCAGATGTATCATCATAGCTTTGTCCGAGTACAGCAGCCTGCACAACACATGGATAGAAGAACTTCCATCAGTTCAAAAGATCAACCTCTCCTCCTACATGCTACTACCAACCCTAAGAACAATGGAACTCATCAGCCACAAACACAAGGCAAAAGCTGCAATCAGCCTCATAGCAACAGCTCCTCGGCTACCCGGTCGTCGGATTCTGTAGAGTCCAGCGACGGGAAGTGGGCGCAGAAGCTACTCAAAGAGTGCGCCACCGCCATGTCGGAGAAGGACTCTACCAAGATCCACCACCTCCTATGGATGCTGAATGAGCTTGCTTCCCCTTATGGAGATTGTGACCAGAAGTTGGCAGCTTATTTCTTGCAAGCCCTCTTTTGTAAGGCGACGGATTCCGGCCGTCGCTGTTACAAAACCCTAATATCCGTTGCTGAAAAGAGTCACTCTTTTGATTCTGTCAGGAAGTTGATACTGAAGTTCCAGGAGGTAAGCCCTTGGACAACTTTTGGCCACGTAGCGTCTAACGGGGCATTGTTGGAGGCCTTGGAAGGCGAGCCCAAGCTTCATATCATTGACATAAGCAATACTTTGTGCACCCAATGGCCAACTCTTCTAGAAGCTTTAGCTACGAGAAACGACGACACGCCCTCTCTAAAGCTCACCGTCGTTGTAACTACGAGCATCGCCAAGTCGGTCATGAAGGAGATAGCCCCAAGAATGGAGAAGTTTGCGAGGTTGATGGGAGTGCCTTTTGAGTTCAAGGTCGTTACCGGGCTACACCGGTTGAGCGAGCTGACGAAGGAGGGGTTAGGGGTTCAAGAAGACGAAGCCGTAGCAATCAATTGCATCGGAGCACTAAGAAGAGTAGAGGTAGAAGAAAGGAGGGCTGTTATTCAAATGTTTCAATCTCTAAGGCCTAAAGTGGTGACAATTGTGGATGAAGAGGCCGACTTCTCAAACTCTAGGGATGACTTTGTCAAGTGCTTTGAGGAATGCCTTAGGTTCTACACCATCTATTTCGACATGTTGGACGAAAGCTTCCCACCTACGAGCAACGAAAAGTTGATGTTGGAAAGGGAGTGTTCAAGAAGCATAGTTAGGGTTTTGACTTGCGATGATGAAATCGAGTATGATCACAAAGGAGACAGTGAGAGAAGAGAAAGGGGAGCCCAGTGGACCCAAAGGCTCCGGGAGTCGGGTTTCTCGCCCGTTGGCTATAGCGACGACGTGGTCGATGATGTCAAGGCATTGCTCAAGAGGTACAGAGGTGGATGGTCACTAGTACTACCAGGTCAAGATGATCATTCAGGCATTTACTTGGCATGGAAAGAGGAACCTGTAGTATGGGCTTCAGTGTGGAAACCCTAACTACAAAACtcatttgatcaaatattgttATATGTTCTAGTCTAGCTAGGGATGGTGATCAAGAATATAGCATCAGAtttctatgtattttaatatatatatataccattatctatatatatatatatatgttagttgTATTGCAAAGAACCCTTAAGCACTTTGttgcttttttcttcattattcaAAGTTCTAACAATATTAGTGGAGACTTTTGTGCTTGGgagtttttgtttcttttttctttgctttttgcCATTTCTGCTTGTTTGAAAGCTTTTGCACTTctcttcaattatatgtatCATTCAAGGGTATTGCTCTTCTACTTCCTATCACAAAGACTtgcaagaaattattttaattaattaattatatatagtaattagcTACCAAggaaatgcaattaatttaacaatatatattctctttttttatatagtttttctaattatttgttCTGCGTTAATTACAGATCGAACATATTACGTATATACTCATAATAATTGTCGTAATCTAACTAAagtttgttgaattttatagatatatataattcaacatatatatatatatatatattatcctATATTGACgacaaattcttttaaatgcTAACAAGGCGGAACAATATTTTTCGTCTCGTATTTTAGATAAGGTCAATATGTTTTTCGTcttattaattacatgattATCATTAATGGTACATTGCATAAGTTAGCAAAAAACTCCCTCTTATCCTATATAAGCCAGGGCAATTAACTCTTGGCCAGCTTTCAGTAATGGGCttaaaattttagtccatttagTTATAGAATTCTCGTTAATTAATGACTCCATAAGttataaaaacataatctTTTAG from Sesamum indicum cultivar Zhongzhi No. 13 linkage group LG3, S_indicum_v1.0, whole genome shotgun sequence harbors:
- the LOC105158695 gene encoding protein SHORT-ROOT; translation: MYHHSFVRVQQPAQHMDRRTSISSKDQPLLLHATTNPKNNGTHQPQTQGKSCNQPHSNSSSATRSSDSVESSDGKWAQKLLKECATAMSEKDSTKIHHLLWMLNELASPYGDCDQKLAAYFLQALFCKATDSGRRCYKTLISVAEKSHSFDSVRKLILKFQEVSPWTTFGHVASNGALLEALEGEPKLHIIDISNTLCTQWPTLLEALATRNDDTPSLKLTVVVTTSIAKSVMKEIAPRMEKFARLMGVPFEFKVVTGLHRLSELTKEGLGVQEDEAVAINCIGALRRVEVEERRAVIQMFQSLRPKVVTIVDEEADFSNSRDDFVKCFEECLRFYTIYFDMLDESFPPTSNEKLMLERECSRSIVRVLTCDDEIEYDHKGDSERRERGAQWTQRLRESGFSPVGYSDDVVDDVKALLKRYRGGWSLVLPGQDDHSGIYLAWKEEPVVWASVWKP